Proteins from a genomic interval of Crassostrea angulata isolate pt1a10 chromosome 7, ASM2561291v2, whole genome shotgun sequence:
- the LOC128155189 gene encoding uncharacterized protein LOC128155189 isoform X1: MKPTETASTKHYSTRDWTPISIHSSHINGDMLVGMRKDGGGARVTRYNKKGEEIQNIQKDNKGQELYGTTHYITENINGDICTSDYDNKTVVVVNKSGQRRFSYTGQRSKRSKKSPLWYT, encoded by the exons ATGAAACCCACGGAGACTGCTTCAACAAAGCATTATAGTACAA gAGACTGGACACCAATCAGCATACACTCCTCCCACATCAACGGGGACATGCTGGTGGGGATGAGAAAGGATGGTGGAGGGGCTAGAGTCACCAGGTACAACAAGAAAGGAGaagaaatacagaacatacagaAGGACAACAAAGGACAGGAACTGTATGGTACAACAcactacatcacagaaaacatcaacGGTGATATCTGTACATCAGATTATGACAACAAAACCGTAGTGGTGGTAAATAAATCAGGACAACGCAGATTCTCCTACACTGGTCAGAGGTCAAAGAGGTCAAAGAAATCCCCCCTATGGTATACGTAA
- the LOC128155189 gene encoding uncharacterized protein LOC128155189 isoform X2 has translation MKPTETASTKHYRDWTPISIHSSHINGDMLVGMRKDGGGARVTRYNKKGEEIQNIQKDNKGQELYGTTHYITENINGDICTSDYDNKTVVVVNKSGQRRFSYTGQRSKRSKKSPLWYT, from the exons ATGAAACCCACGGAGACTGCTTCAACAAAGCATTATA gAGACTGGACACCAATCAGCATACACTCCTCCCACATCAACGGGGACATGCTGGTGGGGATGAGAAAGGATGGTGGAGGGGCTAGAGTCACCAGGTACAACAAGAAAGGAGaagaaatacagaacatacagaAGGACAACAAAGGACAGGAACTGTATGGTACAACAcactacatcacagaaaacatcaacGGTGATATCTGTACATCAGATTATGACAACAAAACCGTAGTGGTGGTAAATAAATCAGGACAACGCAGATTCTCCTACACTGGTCAGAGGTCAAAGAGGTCAAAGAAATCCCCCCTATGGTATACGTAA